The following proteins are encoded in a genomic region of Streptomyces sp. SLBN-31:
- a CDS encoding cytochrome P450 yields the protein MYDPLRSEMIRDPYPTYARMLEETPIHWHAGMEAWVVVRHADCVRVLREHETFARDPRRNGEKIPEFRQNVQMMDPPEQTPLRRLLVSAMRSQDKKRLFDDAVAFLRGTLTGRSPGEPFDWMSDVAAPFALHLSASLLGVPEPDASDYAEISHGIALRMDSGLAPENIPEGDAARKRLNDLGESWFPRPEGDEGLVAQLIRRADDEFLGGHYMRNSAAMMFNASYGTIFAMVGNAALLLAARPELLTELSRPEILPTGVDELVRFDGPAQGTSRVAVEETTIQGTRIGAGDSVVTLLAAANRDPRVFDDPHHINVYRRPNPHLGFGSGPHACFGSEFGKLSISAMINALSDDGVSLRLAAEPTRRVTATVRSLDVLPVCLER from the coding sequence GTGTACGATCCACTGCGCAGTGAGATGATTCGAGACCCTTATCCCACCTATGCCAGGATGCTCGAGGAGACGCCCATCCACTGGCATGCGGGGATGGAGGCGTGGGTGGTCGTACGGCACGCGGACTGCGTGCGTGTGCTCCGGGAACACGAGACGTTCGCCAGGGATCCCCGCCGTAACGGAGAGAAGATCCCGGAGTTCCGCCAGAACGTACAGATGATGGACCCGCCGGAGCAGACGCCGCTGCGTCGGCTGCTGGTGAGCGCGATGCGCTCACAGGACAAGAAGAGGCTGTTCGACGACGCGGTCGCGTTCCTGCGTGGCACGCTGACCGGACGAAGCCCCGGCGAGCCGTTCGACTGGATGTCGGACGTGGCTGCTCCTTTCGCGCTCCACCTGTCCGCGAGCCTTCTCGGCGTCCCCGAACCGGACGCGTCCGACTATGCGGAGATCTCGCACGGCATCGCCCTGCGCATGGATTCCGGTCTTGCGCCCGAGAACATTCCCGAGGGGGACGCCGCTCGGAAACGTCTGAACGACCTCGGAGAGAGCTGGTTCCCGCGCCCCGAGGGGGATGAGGGACTTGTCGCCCAGCTCATCCGGCGGGCGGACGACGAGTTCCTCGGTGGACACTACATGCGAAATTCCGCGGCGATGATGTTCAACGCGAGCTACGGGACGATCTTCGCCATGGTCGGTAATGCGGCTCTCCTGTTGGCTGCGCGGCCCGAACTGCTGACGGAGCTGTCCAGGCCCGAGATTCTGCCGACCGGTGTCGATGAACTCGTCCGCTTTGACGGGCCGGCGCAGGGGACGAGCAGGGTCGCGGTCGAGGAAACAACGATTCAGGGCACTCGCATAGGCGCGGGGGATTCCGTGGTGACGCTGCTTGCCGCCGCCAATCGCGACCCCCGCGTGTTTGACGATCCACACCACATCAATGTGTATCGCCGGCCGAACCCGCATCTCGGATTCGGTTCGGGACCACATGCCTGCTTCGGTTCCGAGTTCGGCAAGTTGAGTATCTCCGCGATGATCAACGCACTGAGCGACGACGGCGTGAGCCTGCGTCTCGCGGCCGAGCCCACTCGGCGCGTCACTGCCACGGTGCGGAGTCTGGACGTTCTTCCGGTGTGTCTCGAGCGATGA
- a CDS encoding LLM class flavin-dependent oxidoreductase — protein MSIHLNLFMLLPGHHDSAWLHPECESVRVTDVKYNLELTRIAEKGLMDSVFIADALWHKPRSNYCAGLEPLTLLGALALGTEHIGLIATASTSYYEPFHLARMFASLDHISGGRAGWNIVVSNSVNEARNFNRSKMLSHRERYERAEEFLQVAGRLWESWDQDAVIRDRSTGHYTDPDRIHLVGHEGEYFRVRGPLNIQRSPQVRPFMVQAGASEAGRSFAARHADAVFTVQENVQDGARFRTEMRRRAAANGRTVKVLPGLLPIVGSTQAEADQRKRDLIQMQATDYALEHISMMLNVDLTDCSVDAPFPVDRLPPADTIQGNRTTYELITGIARRGGATVGDIIALQGFGRGHLVVTGTPERIADVIETWIDGGAADGFNIMPPVFPTGLVDFVDEVVPLLQKRGLFRTEYGEKRLRSRYE, from the coding sequence TTGAGCATCCACCTGAACCTGTTCATGCTGCTTCCGGGGCATCACGACTCCGCTTGGCTGCACCCTGAGTGCGAGTCGGTGCGCGTCACGGACGTCAAGTACAACCTGGAGCTGACGCGCATCGCGGAAAAGGGGCTGATGGACTCCGTGTTCATCGCCGACGCCCTGTGGCACAAGCCGCGCAGCAATTACTGTGCCGGGCTCGAACCGCTCACCCTGCTGGGTGCTCTCGCTCTGGGAACCGAGCACATCGGGCTGATCGCGACGGCGTCGACGTCGTACTACGAGCCTTTCCACCTGGCGCGGATGTTCGCGTCACTCGATCACATCTCGGGCGGGCGCGCCGGCTGGAACATCGTGGTGTCCAACAGCGTCAACGAGGCCAGGAACTTCAACCGGTCGAAGATGCTCTCCCACCGGGAGCGCTACGAGCGTGCCGAGGAATTCCTCCAGGTGGCCGGCCGGCTGTGGGAGTCGTGGGACCAGGACGCGGTGATCCGGGATCGATCCACCGGTCACTACACCGATCCCGACCGGATCCATCTCGTCGGGCACGAGGGCGAGTACTTCAGGGTGCGCGGGCCTCTCAACATCCAGCGCTCTCCCCAGGTCCGCCCCTTCATGGTTCAGGCAGGGGCGTCGGAGGCGGGGAGGTCGTTCGCCGCCCGCCACGCCGACGCTGTGTTCACGGTGCAGGAGAACGTGCAGGACGGCGCGCGGTTTCGCACGGAGATGCGCCGGCGAGCCGCGGCCAACGGACGCACCGTCAAGGTGCTGCCCGGGTTGCTGCCGATCGTCGGCTCCACCCAGGCGGAGGCGGATCAGAGGAAACGTGACCTCATACAGATGCAGGCCACGGACTACGCCCTTGAGCACATCTCGATGATGCTGAACGTCGATCTCACCGACTGCTCCGTCGACGCCCCCTTCCCCGTGGACCGACTGCCTCCCGCGGACACCATCCAGGGCAACCGCACGACCTACGAGCTGATCACCGGCATTGCCCGCCGTGGTGGAGCCACCGTCGGCGACATCATCGCGCTGCAGGGTTTCGGGCGCGGCCACCTCGTGGTCACGGGCACACCGGAGCGCATCGCCGACGTCATCGAGACCTGGATCGACGGCGGGGCTGCCGACGGATTCAACATCATGCCGCCGGTGTTCCCGACCGGCCTCGTGGACTTCGTGGACGAAGTGGTGCCGCTACTACAGAAGCGCGGGCTGTTCCGCACGGAGTACGGCGAGAAGCGGTTGCGGAGTCGCTATGAGTGA
- a CDS encoding alpha/beta fold hydrolase: protein MSERTPERHGRLPDEPEQDDPADMASRLREHLASFLPREAFPTKFVFVDTLPTLPNGKVDRAALGRLGAAEAAVVEPVQLPEAGDDATTDDLDFLVRFFTAELSRAHIDPDEDLTRLGAGSLILVKACAAWTERTGRHVDGARLRGNPTIRNIVACSSPVARDADNADVVVDTHRFEVPLDHDDPAGPSITVFAQTVVRRENAARHLPYLLFLQGGPGGQCPDPRNVIPTWLDAALDRYQVVLLDQRGCGRSSPVTAGSIAGLTAAAALERLRCFRADAIVRDAEFLRERILRIPSWTLLGESYGGSIALTYLSHFPDRIDRAFISSGLIGPVSTADDVLRDTLVMSKKKNAEYHERYPDDGEIIDRIVDHLRDHEVLLPTGDRLSPERLRMLGLKFGFDGGMEAVHDLIQTAWDGDDLTEAFVKAVAATDMSSAPLFYLQEYIYGMPGCATRWAADRLYADEPVFGDHARPFHFYGEVAFPWMFRQLGGLRPFAEVADELARYTGWTSLYDLPQLARNTVPVYAVAAMDDLYVPATQQFRTAQQIGSCWLFFSADYNHAGLMNDRQGLARLFEFGSEPRTRRT, encoded by the coding sequence ATGAGTGAGCGGACACCCGAAAGGCACGGACGACTGCCGGACGAACCCGAGCAGGACGACCCGGCCGACATGGCCTCACGGCTGCGTGAACACCTCGCGTCCTTCCTGCCCCGCGAGGCCTTCCCGACGAAGTTCGTGTTCGTCGACACCCTTCCGACGTTGCCCAACGGCAAGGTCGACAGAGCCGCGCTCGGGCGACTCGGCGCAGCCGAGGCAGCCGTTGTTGAGCCGGTACAACTGCCGGAAGCCGGTGACGACGCGACCACGGACGACCTGGACTTCCTGGTTCGGTTCTTCACCGCGGAGCTGTCCCGCGCCCACATCGACCCGGACGAAGATCTGACGCGACTGGGCGCCGGCTCCCTGATCCTGGTGAAGGCATGCGCGGCATGGACGGAGCGGACCGGGCGGCACGTCGACGGCGCTCGCCTGCGCGGCAACCCGACGATCCGCAATATCGTGGCGTGTTCCTCCCCGGTCGCGAGGGACGCGGACAACGCCGACGTCGTCGTCGACACCCATCGATTCGAAGTCCCCCTCGATCATGACGATCCGGCCGGACCGTCCATCACCGTGTTCGCCCAGACGGTGGTGCGCCGTGAGAACGCGGCCCGTCACCTCCCCTATCTGCTCTTCCTCCAAGGCGGCCCGGGCGGGCAGTGTCCCGATCCGCGCAATGTGATCCCGACGTGGCTCGACGCCGCACTGGACCGCTACCAGGTGGTGCTCCTCGACCAGCGTGGCTGCGGCCGTAGTTCACCGGTCACTGCTGGCTCCATCGCCGGCCTGACGGCGGCCGCCGCGCTGGAGCGACTGCGGTGTTTCCGCGCCGACGCCATCGTCCGGGACGCGGAGTTCCTGCGGGAGCGGATCCTGCGCATACCGAGCTGGACGCTGCTGGGGGAGAGCTACGGCGGTTCCATCGCCTTGACCTACCTCTCCCACTTTCCCGACCGAATCGACCGGGCGTTCATCTCCAGCGGGCTCATCGGGCCGGTCAGTACCGCCGACGACGTGCTGCGGGACACCTTGGTGATGAGCAAGAAGAAGAACGCCGAGTATCACGAGAGATATCCCGACGACGGGGAGATCATCGACCGGATCGTGGACCACCTGCGGGACCACGAGGTCCTTCTCCCGACGGGAGACAGGCTGTCGCCCGAGCGCCTGAGGATGCTCGGCCTGAAGTTCGGATTCGACGGCGGGATGGAGGCGGTGCACGACCTCATCCAGACCGCCTGGGACGGCGATGACCTGACCGAGGCCTTCGTGAAGGCGGTGGCCGCGACCGACATGTCCAGTGCGCCCCTGTTCTATCTGCAGGAGTACATCTACGGAATGCCCGGCTGTGCCACCCGCTGGGCCGCGGACCGTCTTTACGCGGACGAGCCGGTGTTCGGCGACCACGCGCGTCCGTTCCATTTCTACGGCGAGGTCGCCTTCCCTTGGATGTTCCGTCAGCTCGGCGGTCTGAGGCCGTTCGCCGAGGTCGCGGACGAACTTGCCCGGTACACAGGTTGGACGAGCCTGTACGACCTGCCACAACTGGCGCGCAACACCGTGCCCGTATACGCCGTGGCTGCCATGGACGACCTCTACGTCCCCGCCACACAGCAGTTCCGTACGGCACAGCAGATCGGATCGTGCTGGCTGTTCTTCTCCGCGGACTACAACCACGCGGGCTTGATGAATGACCGTCAAG